The DNA window AATTGTAATGTTATCATATAAATATGATGATTAACAGTCTTAGGAGAGAAGCAAAATGGATATGAAAGAAGCTATGTATACAAGACATACAGTTCGTAAGTATACAGATCAGGCAATTCCGGTGGAAATCGTGACATTAATGAATCAGAGAATTGACGAGAATAATCGAAAATATAATTTAAATATCAAACTGGTAACGGATGATACATCGGCGTTTGGTGTTGTTGCCAAGCTTATTCTGGCCAAGGGAATAAAGAATTATCTGGTGCTGGCAGGACCTCCTAATAAGGATATTGATGAAAAACTGGGATATTGCAGTGCGGATCTGATGCTCTATGCTCAGACTCTGGGACTAAATACCTGGTATGTGGGTGGAACTTACAATAGGAAGAGTATATCTAAAAAAGCAGGAGAAGGTCGTGTAATCGGTGTTGTTGCGATTGGTTATGGTGCAACACAAGGTGTTCCGCACAAATCAAAAATACCCTCTAAAGTAAGCAGTTATGAAGGAGATATGCCTGATTGGTTTAAAAATGGCATTGAAGCGGCACTTCTTGCACCGACAGCACTGAATAAACAAGCTTTCTATATCACTGGTAAAGGAAATAAAGTGAAAATTATCTGTGATAATGGCATTTTTACCGGAGTGGATCTGGGAATTATAAAATATCATTTTGAGCTAGGAGCAGGAATTGAAAATTTTGAGTGGGTGACAGATTTTTGATGGGTTATAACCTCATGAGATTATCTCTGTAAAAATATATGGATTCCAGCAACAAAAATTTGGAGTTTCAATTAAAGTCAGCAAAATTGAGCCAGTTGAAGTGACATAGATTCACTTCGACTGGTTATTTTTTTAAAAAACAATTGACAAAATAAAATCTTAATTTTAGAATTAAATTAACGATGTTAATAAAATTAACGATGTTAATCGCTTATAGATTGGGGAGAGTTAATGAGCGATAAAAGAGAAATACAAAAACAAAGAATGATGAAATACTTTATTGAAGCTGCAAAAGAAATCATAAAGAAAGAAGGGGTGAAAGGGCTTACAGCTAGAAAGATTGGAGATGTGGCAGGCTATTCATATGCAACTTTATACAATTATTTTAGAGATATTAAGGAAGTGTTAGCTTATTGTGTTTTCGACTTTTTTGAAGAGTGTTATCAATATATGATGGGGTCTAAAAATGAAAATTTAAACTGTATTGAGCAGTTAATAGTTTATACGGATGCATATTTTAAATACTTTATTGCAAATCCGGATATGTTTCAGTTAATTTATATTGAAGATTTAGGCAATATTCCAATTGAGCTGCTAAAAGGGGATAAGAAATTATCCATAGGGGTGCTTTTAAAGGAATGCATTTATAAATGTGCTGAAGAAGGCTATATAGAAAAAGCAAACATAGATGTAATACATGATTTGATTGGCTCATCGATACGCGGAAAGTTGTTGCTTTTAGTGAATAAAAGAGATGAGAAAAGTTCAGAGGATCTTTTGCTTGAATTAAAGGCTGAAATTGAATTCTTAATGAAAATAAGGAGTCAGGACAGAAGTCCAAAATAATAGAGTAAATGGTATCCATATGGTGGAGGTCTTAAAATGAAAATTAAAAGGTATCTTATTGTCCTTGTATCAATTATTGCATTTTTATCAACCATAGCATGTCTTTTCGGTTTATTTTCAGACGGAGGACCAGGGGAATATGAATTTAAAAGTATCAACAACGAAATAGTGAAAATCTATGGCTACGGACTTTATAAAGACAATTCAATATCTATTGCAGCTCAAGGGATAGCTTCTGATTTTGTTACCCTTGTAATGGGGGTTCCATTACTAATTCTGTCTTTATATTTGTCATTAAAGGAATCCTTTAAAGGGAAAATATTATTAACAGGAACATTAAGTTATTTTCTCTACACTTATATGTCATATACATTTTTATGGATGTATAATAAATTCTTTATAATTTATGTAATGCTCATGTCAGCAAGTTTATATGCCTTTATTCTATCTATTTCCTCCTTCGACATTGAAAATATTAAGCTGAATTTTAGTGAGAAATTGCCGGTAAAATTTTTAGGAGGCTATCAAATATTCATTGGGGTTATGATAGGAATGCTATGGCTTGGCAAGATCGCGCCTTCAATTATAGGAGATAAGGTACCTGTTGGATTGGAACATTACACTACATTAGTAATACAAGGGATGGATTTAGGAATCATTGTTCCTACAGCTATATTGTCAGGAATATTCCTGATTAAAAGAAAGGCAATAGGATTTTTATTATCCTCGGTAATAATTATTAAAGGCATTACAATGTTGACCTCCATCTCTGCCATGATTATCAATCAAGCGTTACATGGTGTAAATATGAGCATGGCTGAAGTGATCCTCTTCCCTTTATTTAATTTAGTCTCAATAATATGTTTAGTACTTCTTTTTAAAAATACTAAAACCAAAGTAGAAAAGATTAGATTATGATATAATAAAGAAAAAGCATAAACGTGAGGATTGATTATGGAGAAACATCGCATCTATACAATGAGTGTTGCAAGTGTTTATCCACATTATGTTGCAAAGGCAGAGAAAAAAGGACGAACAAAAGAAGAAGTGGATGAAATTATTCGCTGGCTGACAGGATATAGTCAGGAAGAGTTGGAACGACATCTGGAAAAACAGACCGATTTTGAGACTTTTTTTGCTGAGGCGCCTCAATTGAATCCTTCCAGAACTTTGATTAAAGGCGTGGTTTGCGGTGTTCGGGTAGAAAACATCGAAGATTCACTTATGAGGGAAATTCGCTATTTGGATAAGTTGATTGATGAGCTGGCTAAAGGGCAAGGCAATGGACAAGATCTTACGAAAATAATAGCAATGAGCGACTAATAAAAGTATAAAAAGAAGCACCCGATATTACATCGAATTTGTAATACCGGGTGCTTTAGCTTATTGTGGCTTACTAATAAACATTTGGGTATACATATACCCGTATTGTCCGCCTTTTTTTATGCCAATGCCTACATGGGTGAAATCTGGGCTGAGTATATTTTTACGATG is part of the Defluviitalea raffinosedens genome and encodes:
- a CDS encoding nitroreductase family protein — protein: MDMKEAMYTRHTVRKYTDQAIPVEIVTLMNQRIDENNRKYNLNIKLVTDDTSAFGVVAKLILAKGIKNYLVLAGPPNKDIDEKLGYCSADLMLYAQTLGLNTWYVGGTYNRKSISKKAGEGRVIGVVAIGYGATQGVPHKSKIPSKVSSYEGDMPDWFKNGIEAALLAPTALNKQAFYITGKGNKVKIICDNGIFTGVDLGIIKYHFELGAGIENFEWVTDF
- a CDS encoding TetR/AcrR family transcriptional regulator, with the protein product MSDKREIQKQRMMKYFIEAAKEIIKKEGVKGLTARKIGDVAGYSYATLYNYFRDIKEVLAYCVFDFFEECYQYMMGSKNENLNCIEQLIVYTDAYFKYFIANPDMFQLIYIEDLGNIPIELLKGDKKLSIGVLLKECIYKCAEEGYIEKANIDVIHDLIGSSIRGKLLLLVNKRDEKSSEDLLLELKAEIEFLMKIRSQDRSPK
- a CDS encoding DUF2200 domain-containing protein — encoded protein: MEKHRIYTMSVASVYPHYVAKAEKKGRTKEEVDEIIRWLTGYSQEELERHLEKQTDFETFFAEAPQLNPSRTLIKGVVCGVRVENIEDSLMREIRYLDKLIDELAKGQGNGQDLTKIIAMSD